Proteins encoded in a region of the Gammaproteobacteria bacterium genome:
- a CDS encoding TraB/GumN family protein: MFYLWRIFTGRVAKPAGPIVALILSFFTAGAVADSSVWVASSGDSRIYLGGTVHLLRPSDYPLPEEYEQAYRDSSRVFFETDVASMNDMAVQARMLQKLTYGDARTLKTVLSEEAYRALSEHLMAVGMPIMMMEKFKPGLIVSTLQLLEFQRMGFTPQGVDVHFSNRALGDAKAVGELESIDAQIDYIANMGEGNESEFILLSLGDLQEIATSMEDLILAWRNGDMDMLESLFVEDMRVESEELYNSLLLERNNNWLPVIEQLFQEDGNEFVLVGAAHLVGKDGLLKLLEDRGYRVEKL, from the coding sequence ATGTTTTACCTTTGGCGGATTTTCACCGGTCGAGTAGCGAAACCGGCAGGCCCGATCGTTGCGCTGATTTTATCCTTCTTCACTGCCGGCGCAGTTGCCGACAGCTCGGTCTGGGTTGCAAGCTCGGGTGACAGCAGGATCTATCTTGGCGGTACGGTTCACCTTCTGCGGCCCAGCGACTACCCGTTGCCTGAAGAATACGAACAGGCCTACAGGGATTCCAGCCGGGTATTCTTTGAGACTGATGTGGCGTCCATGAATGATATGGCGGTTCAGGCGCGTATGCTGCAGAAGCTGACCTATGGCGATGCACGAACCCTGAAAACCGTGTTGAGCGAGGAAGCCTACAGGGCGCTTTCCGAACATCTCATGGCGGTTGGTATGCCGATTATGATGATGGAGAAGTTCAAGCCGGGGCTGATCGTCAGCACCCTGCAGTTGCTGGAATTTCAGCGCATGGGGTTTACCCCCCAGGGCGTGGATGTCCATTTCAGCAACCGGGCTCTGGGTGATGCCAAAGCAGTGGGCGAACTTGAAAGCATCGATGCACAGATTGACTACATCGCCAACATGGGCGAAGGCAACGAAAGCGAATTTATTCTGCTTTCTCTGGGGGATTTACAGGAAATCGCCACCAGCATGGAAGATCTGATACTGGCCTGGCGCAATGGTGATATGGATATGCTCGAAAGCCTTTTCGTTGAAGACATGCGTGTCGAATCCGAAGAGTTGTATAACTCGCTGTTGCTGGAAAGAAACAACAACTGGCTTCCTGTAATAGAACAGCTGTTCCAGGAGGACGGCAACGAGTTTGTGCTGGTAGGGGCGGCGCACCTGGTTGGAAAAGACGGATTACTGAAACTGCTGGAAGACAGAGGCTACCGGGTAGAGAAACTCTAG
- the gcvH gene encoding glycine cleavage system protein GcvH, producing MSKFPDDLKYTSSHEWVKLEDDGSVTVGISDHAQQALGDIVFVELPETEAQVTARVEVAVVESVKAASDVYSPLTGEVIAINEKLIDAPETVNTDPYGEGWFFKLRLEDDAELDELLDADAYKEICDEE from the coding sequence TTGAGCAAGTTTCCTGATGACTTGAAGTACACCAGCTCTCATGAGTGGGTAAAGCTGGAAGACGACGGCAGTGTCACGGTAGGGATCAGCGATCATGCCCAACAGGCGCTGGGCGACATCGTGTTTGTGGAACTGCCGGAGACCGAAGCCCAGGTCACTGCCAGGGTTGAAGTGGCGGTGGTGGAATCCGTAAAGGCGGCATCCGACGTATACTCTCCACTTACAGGCGAAGTTATCGCTATCAACGAAAAACTGATCGATGCACCGGAGACTGTTAATACAGATCCGTATGGGGAAGGCTGGTTTTTCAAGCTCCGCCTGGAGGACGACGCCGAGTTGGACGAGCTGCTCGACGCAGACGCCTATAAGGAAATCTGTGACGAGGAATAG
- a CDS encoding DUF6164 family protein: protein MAILLFKLRSVPEDEAEEVRALLDDHEILYYETSAGNWRISMPALWLKDDSQLQQARNLLDAYQLERRERVRKEHEAQKLAGRHQTMWKNFLREPLRVSVYLGAALVVLYLSLQVFLSLG from the coding sequence ATGGCCATTCTGCTCTTTAAATTACGTTCCGTACCGGAAGATGAAGCCGAGGAAGTCCGGGCTTTACTGGATGATCACGAAATCCTCTACTATGAAACGTCCGCAGGCAATTGGCGAATATCAATGCCGGCACTGTGGCTGAAGGATGATTCCCAGCTACAGCAGGCCAGGAACCTGTTGGACGCCTACCAGCTGGAGCGTCGGGAAAGAGTCAGAAAGGAGCACGAGGCACAGAAGCTGGCCGGCCGGCATCAGACTATGTGGAAAAATTTTCTCAGGGAGCCTTTGCGGGTATCGGTATATCTGGGTGCGGCACTGGTTGTTTTATACCTGTCGTTACAGGTATTCCTTTCATTGGGATAA
- the lepB gene encoding signal peptidase I — MKESNQQHGMLEEQTRLSVRVQRGIRTFWYENRQFLLLLCCIVFFKSAIADLSSISGASMQPTLLDGDKVWVNKVAYDVKIPFTEISLGSFADPERGDIIIIDSQKAGKRLVKRIVGLPGDTVYMRDNALVINGEAADYKIVTEDDDSMIITEQLPEHSHQAQLSTSYFSRTMRNYGPVTVPEDSYFVLGDNRDNSADSRAYSFVPRDEIIGRSSSVVFSLDSQNRFMPRPDRFLSGLE, encoded by the coding sequence ATGAAGGAATCGAATCAACAGCACGGCATGCTGGAAGAACAGACCAGACTGTCCGTACGAGTGCAACGTGGCATCCGGACATTCTGGTATGAAAACCGGCAGTTTCTGTTACTGCTCTGCTGTATCGTGTTTTTCAAAAGCGCTATCGCCGATCTCAGCTCCATTTCCGGGGCTTCAATGCAGCCAACGTTGCTGGATGGCGACAAAGTCTGGGTCAATAAAGTGGCCTACGACGTCAAAATTCCTTTCACCGAAATATCCCTGGGCAGTTTTGCCGATCCGGAACGGGGCGACATTATCATCATCGACTCGCAGAAAGCGGGAAAACGCCTGGTCAAACGCATTGTCGGGCTACCCGGTGACACCGTCTACATGCGGGACAACGCCCTGGTTATAAACGGTGAGGCGGCAGATTATAAGATCGTGACGGAGGATGATGACTCCATGATCATCACCGAGCAGCTGCCCGAGCATTCCCACCAGGCCCAGCTTTCAACCAGCTATTTCAGCCGTACAATGCGAAACTACGGGCCGGTTACTGTCCCGGAGGACAGCTATTTCGTACTCGGCGACAACCGTGACAACAGTGCCGACAGCCGTGCCTACAGCTTCGTGCCCCGGGATGAGATCATTGGCCGCTCCAGCTCGGTAGTTTTTTCGCTGGATTCCCAGAATCGCTTTATGCCACGCCCGGACCGCTTTCTGTCGGGACTGGAATAG
- the gcvT gene encoding glycine cleavage system aminomethyltransferase GcvT, translating into MGQKTPLYRQHLDAGAKMVDFAGWDMPINYGSQIEEHNQVRQHAGVFDVSHMTVVDISGTGANEYLRRLLANDIARLDQVGRALYSAMLNEEGGVIDDLIVYRLSQGYRMVVNCATRDKDLDWMHRQSTGYQVQLKERPELVILAVHGPESIDRVCEILTPEQAGPVRELGNFRAVELPGDWFVARTGYTGEKGLELIFPDHEAPAVWDRLLAVGVKPIGLGARDTLRLEAGMNLYGHDMDETVSPLAANMGQTIAWDPDSRDFIGRGAITAHRELQAANKLPVLTGLVLESRGVLREGQRVVTDQGDGVITSGGFSPTLKHSIALARIPPGSSSCEVELRGTLTPVRLVKPNFVRFGKKVFE; encoded by the coding sequence GTGGGACAGAAAACACCCCTCTACCGGCAGCACCTCGACGCCGGCGCAAAAATGGTCGATTTTGCCGGCTGGGATATGCCAATCAACTATGGATCCCAGATTGAGGAACACAATCAGGTCCGCCAGCATGCCGGCGTATTCGATGTTTCTCACATGACCGTGGTCGATATATCCGGCACCGGGGCCAATGAATATCTGCGGCGTCTGCTGGCCAACGACATTGCGCGGCTGGATCAGGTGGGCCGGGCTCTCTACAGCGCCATGCTCAATGAAGAAGGCGGCGTTATTGACGACCTGATCGTTTATCGCCTTAGCCAGGGTTACCGGATGGTGGTCAATTGTGCCACCAGGGACAAAGACCTTGATTGGATGCACCGCCAGTCGACAGGCTACCAGGTACAATTGAAGGAGCGGCCGGAGCTGGTAATACTGGCGGTACACGGCCCGGAATCCATCGACCGGGTGTGTGAGATCCTGACTCCCGAACAGGCCGGACCGGTTCGCGAACTGGGTAACTTCCGCGCTGTAGAGTTACCGGGTGACTGGTTTGTAGCCCGCACCGGTTACACCGGCGAGAAAGGCCTGGAACTCATTTTTCCAGACCACGAAGCACCGGCAGTCTGGGACCGGCTGCTGGCGGTGGGCGTTAAGCCTATCGGGCTCGGAGCCCGGGACACCCTGCGCCTGGAGGCAGGTATGAATCTGTACGGTCACGACATGGATGAGACTGTCTCGCCATTGGCTGCCAATATGGGTCAGACCATCGCCTGGGACCCTGACTCGAGAGACTTCATCGGTCGGGGGGCCATTACCGCGCACCGGGAGTTACAGGCAGCGAACAAACTGCCGGTCCTGACCGGGCTCGTGCTGGAATCCCGGGGGGTCCTGCGAGAGGGACAGCGGGTCGTAACCGACCAGGGGGACGGGGTTATAACCAGCGGCGGGTTTTCTCCCACATTGAAGCATTCCATCGCATTGGCTAGAATTCCCCCAGGCAGCTCGTCCTGTGAGGTAGAGCTGCGCGGCACGCTAACGCCTGTTCGCCTGGTGAAACCAAATTTCGTCAGGTTCGGCAAAAAAGTGTTCGAGTAA
- a CDS encoding PilZ domain-containing protein: protein MMEIMERRRHKRVPVQFWVSLSHPLLGVVTGQVHEMSHGGLSLSLDEEVSLFEMMEMDARIHGEGWDDSMPALPVQVVRVQNREVAMKFMDVDEENWEMSYLEDELAFDFDPMYREIA from the coding sequence ATGATGGAAATAATGGAAAGACGCCGCCACAAGCGGGTACCAGTTCAGTTCTGGGTCAGCCTGTCTCACCCCCTTCTGGGAGTAGTGACCGGGCAGGTCCACGAAATGTCCCACGGTGGACTTTCGCTGTCTCTGGATGAAGAAGTATCTCTGTTCGAGATGATGGAGATGGACGCCAGAATCCACGGTGAAGGCTGGGACGATTCCATGCCCGCATTGCCGGTACAGGTTGTGCGAGTGCAGAATCGGGAAGTTGCCATGAAGTTCATGGACGTCGACGAGGAAAACTGGGAAATGTCCTACCTGGAAGACGAGCTGGCATTTGATTTTGACCCCATGTACCGTGAGATTGCCTGA
- a CDS encoding DUF5916 domain-containing protein, which yields MRNIIPFRYRPGLPPFLAWAVLFLPTFLMAQTADVDFQIPRISTPPVIDGNIGELEWAAAERVLLDIETTPGENIPAQVTSEALIMENGEVLYVAFISWDPDVSQIRAFYRDRDNVSNNDRVGIVLDTFNDERRAFEFYANPFGVQMDAINDDVNNRYDSSWNAIWDSAGRINEENYTVEMAIPLKQLRFAEGLEQQTWGINFVRRYPRDRDYNISNRPRNLNISCYLCDIGKAQGFAELEPGRNLEVIPTATTSYIENRDPQTDEWEAEDLDPQASLDVRWGINQNLYLNATINPDFSQVEADRTILDTNTTFSIFVPERRTFFLDGADYFNTYLNLVHTRNIAAPDYGTKLTGKSGNHTYGLLAANDTSTSFLIPRSLGSSVATLGEVESDVSILRYRYDVMENSAIGAVVTNREADGYRNTVTGIDGVFQLTNSDTLTLQTLHSESRYPGAIQERYGQLPEISDQTHVIDYRHRDRRWDWWINYVDYGEDFRADLGFINQVDFRRLTLRAGHTWRWNDSFFNRIWIAADWDKTYDQSGLNLEEEVEFFLEMDGPLQSRLSGLFGGSKTYFNGKYFDEQFNQLRLNFRPTADLFLNMYVRVEDVVDFANTRLGRSRRIGPEITYNWGPHLQLNLEHTLQEFDVDGGRLFTANLTDIRATYQFSTRSFLRFTAQYTDQDRDPSLYINPVQSKSRTLANQLLYSYRINAASRFFVGYSDSGFQNDVYDSIEPTNRTIFAKFSYAWQP from the coding sequence ATGCGCAACATTATTCCTTTCAGATACCGGCCCGGGCTGCCGCCCTTTCTGGCCTGGGCTGTACTTTTCCTGCCCACCTTTCTCATGGCCCAGACAGCCGATGTGGATTTTCAGATTCCTCGCATCAGCACTCCACCGGTCATCGATGGAAACATCGGTGAACTGGAATGGGCAGCAGCCGAACGGGTTTTGCTGGACATAGAAACCACCCCCGGGGAGAACATCCCCGCCCAGGTGACATCGGAAGCGCTGATCATGGAAAACGGCGAGGTGCTCTATGTAGCGTTCATCTCCTGGGACCCGGACGTCAGCCAGATAAGGGCCTTTTATCGCGACCGCGACAATGTCAGCAACAATGACCGGGTCGGTATCGTTCTGGACACATTCAACGATGAACGTCGGGCCTTCGAATTCTATGCAAATCCCTTCGGGGTTCAGATGGACGCCATCAATGATGACGTCAACAACCGCTACGACAGTTCCTGGAACGCCATCTGGGACAGCGCGGGAAGAATCAACGAAGAAAACTACACCGTTGAAATGGCGATCCCGCTCAAACAACTGCGGTTCGCCGAAGGACTGGAACAACAGACCTGGGGCATCAACTTTGTGCGCCGCTACCCGCGGGACCGGGACTACAACATCAGCAACCGGCCGCGCAATCTCAACATATCCTGCTACCTCTGTGACATCGGCAAGGCACAGGGCTTTGCCGAACTGGAACCAGGCCGAAACCTGGAAGTCATCCCCACCGCAACCACCAGTTACATCGAGAACCGGGACCCTCAGACAGACGAGTGGGAAGCGGAAGACCTTGACCCGCAGGCCAGCCTGGACGTTCGCTGGGGAATCAACCAGAACCTTTATCTGAATGCCACCATCAACCCGGATTTTTCCCAGGTGGAAGCGGATCGCACCATACTGGATACCAACACAACATTCAGCATATTCGTTCCAGAACGAAGAACATTTTTTCTGGACGGCGCTGACTACTTCAATACCTATTTAAATCTGGTGCACACCCGTAACATTGCGGCGCCCGATTACGGTACCAAACTCACCGGAAAATCAGGCAACCACACTTACGGCTTACTGGCAGCCAATGATACCTCTACCAGCTTCCTGATTCCCCGCAGCCTCGGCTCCAGCGTGGCGACGCTGGGCGAAGTGGAAAGTGACGTGTCCATTTTACGCTATCGCTATGACGTCATGGAAAACTCTGCGATCGGCGCAGTGGTTACCAACCGTGAGGCGGATGGTTACCGCAATACCGTGACCGGCATCGACGGTGTCTTTCAATTGACAAATAGCGACACCTTAACCTTACAGACACTGCATTCCGAATCCAGGTACCCGGGCGCCATACAGGAACGTTATGGGCAGCTGCCGGAGATCAGCGACCAGACTCATGTGATCGATTATCGCCATCGCGACCGACGCTGGGACTGGTGGATAAACTATGTGGACTACGGTGAGGATTTTCGCGCCGACCTGGGTTTCATCAATCAGGTTGATTTCCGTCGTCTCACTCTCCGGGCCGGTCACACCTGGCGATGGAACGACAGTTTTTTCAATCGCATCTGGATCGCGGCGGACTGGGACAAAACCTACGACCAGTCGGGGTTGAACCTGGAAGAGGAAGTGGAATTCTTCCTCGAAATGGATGGCCCCTTGCAATCCCGGCTCAGCGGCCTGTTCGGCGGCAGTAAGACCTACTTCAATGGCAAGTATTTCGACGAACAATTCAACCAGCTACGCCTCAATTTCAGACCCACTGCCGATCTGTTTCTGAATATGTATGTGCGTGTCGAGGATGTGGTGGATTTCGCCAATACGCGCCTGGGCAGGTCACGGCGGATCGGGCCGGAGATCACCTACAACTGGGGCCCTCACCTGCAGTTGAACCTGGAGCACACTCTGCAGGAATTTGACGTGGATGGCGGCCGACTCTTCACGGCCAATCTTACTGACATCAGGGCCACTTACCAGTTCAGCACCCGCAGCTTTCTGCGTTTCACGGCGCAATACACCGACCAGGACAGAGACCCGTCCCTTTACATCAATCCCGTGCAGAGTAAATCCAGAACCCTGGCCAACCAGCTGCTTTACAGTTACCGGATCAATGCCGCGTCACGTTTCTTTGTCGGCTATTCAGACTCCGGATTCCAGAACGACGTCTACGACTCGATCGAGCCGACCAACCGGACAATTTTCGCAAAATTCAGCTACGCCTGGCAGCCCTGA
- a CDS encoding DEAD/DEAH box helicase — MPLKRYRLGTDANHYPGFSLPMPLSRFNSVCRTWFEERFGRPTPAQAEAWPAIQAKRHTLIAAPTGSGKTLAAFYAVINELVERGMERPLPGGVQVVYVSPLKALSNDIYRNLEIPLNGIAEQLHREGCAPVDIRVGVRTGDTPQSERQKMAKKPPHILVTTPESLYLLLTSASGRAMLRNTGTVIVDEIHALLSDKRGSHLALSLERLDALVAGGLQRIGLSATQKPVELVARYLVGNRNVVEGQADCVIVDSGHRRQLQLSLEIPRSPLSALMSNEVWGELYERLVQLIESHDTTLVFVNTRRLSERLALALTERLGEGSVCSHHGSMSKDHRHSAEQRLKAGDLKVLVATASMELGIDVGSVDLVVQFASPKSIATFLQRVGRSGHSVGGMPKGVLFPLTRDDLVECAALLESIQRGELDHIVMPEKPLDILSQQIVAEVAAPGAAEQEPDLAYSSERLYDLFANAYPYRDLTREEFDEILQMLSEGYTTRRGRRGAHLHRDQINDRIRPRRGSGLIALTNGGAIPDMFDYQVVLDPEDTVVGTLNEDFALEALPGDVFTLGTHSWQLLRVDGLKVRVRDAQGMPPTIPFWFGEGPGRTRELSEAVSRLRAEVADSLLEGSPQEAVARVVEKTGIAHDAALQLVEYLHAGLQSLGEMPTRDTLVIERFFDEVGDMHLVIHSPYGSRINRGWGLALRKRFCRTFNFELQAAANEDSIVISLGSVHSFELQDVYNYLQTASLKDVLVQALLDAPMFEVRWRWNATRSLAIQRNRSGKRVPPQFQRMDAEDLVAHVFPDQIACFENIQGKREVPDHPLVNQTIHDCLTEAMDIEELTALIGRIEQRELKLVALDLREPSPFAQEIINARPYAFLDDAPFEERRTNAIKNRSWLDPAETGNLAELDPEAIRLVREQAWPTVGNPDELHDALLSLGYVTGAEAKDHVYGRHLQQLVADRRACQLTGAQALWIAAERVPCLRAALPEATLAPALELPEAISRQAWEREDAVREVVRGRLEGVGPVTAAQMADDSGLVREEVEAALLALEVEGYVFRGQFSSRPKGAAAAGQPGPAIEWCERRLLQRIHRYTIDAHRKAIKPVSLQNYLRFLFQLHQLQSHHTVTEQVPAPPALDGQTRLQSSLALLDGVAAPAAAWEADIIPARVHDYDPNWLDVMCISGRTAWGRFKLPVGRSGREEHKKAGPVRSTPIMLVSRENLDIWQALAATVNGAGDELETGHDAATIQQDLQQYGASFVPEIQQRTGLLRSRLEQGLAELVSLGRATSDSFTGLRALLTPEDRKPGNRSRRGRRAMFGIEDAGRWSLLNSNARQTAGDARAGVQPLTDEQLERLVTVYLQRWGVLFRKLLEREAFAPPWRVLLRVLRRMELQGVLRGGRFITGISGEQFAYTETVDALRRIARQQTVESGPARPIDYISLAATDPLNLLTLMLPDSRLPRLANNRVLFADGVPLAVLQGNQVNFLREVAPQEQWKLQQLLLQRRFPPRLGSYLGKSVH; from the coding sequence TTGCCACTGAAACGGTATAGACTCGGAACTGACGCCAACCACTACCCGGGTTTCAGCCTGCCGATGCCACTGAGTCGCTTCAATTCTGTCTGTCGCACCTGGTTCGAGGAGCGCTTCGGGCGCCCGACGCCGGCACAGGCCGAGGCATGGCCCGCGATCCAGGCGAAACGCCATACCCTGATCGCGGCGCCGACCGGCAGTGGTAAAACCCTGGCCGCCTTTTATGCGGTGATCAACGAGCTGGTGGAGCGGGGTATGGAGCGGCCATTGCCTGGCGGGGTACAGGTGGTCTATGTCTCGCCACTGAAGGCGCTCAGCAACGATATTTATCGCAATCTTGAAATTCCACTCAATGGGATCGCCGAACAGCTGCACCGGGAAGGCTGCGCACCGGTTGATATCCGGGTAGGAGTAAGAACCGGTGACACCCCGCAGAGTGAGCGCCAGAAAATGGCGAAGAAGCCTCCCCATATCCTGGTGACTACTCCGGAATCCTTATACCTGCTGCTGACCAGCGCCAGTGGCCGTGCCATGCTGAGGAATACTGGTACGGTGATCGTCGACGAGATTCATGCCCTGCTGAGTGACAAGCGAGGGTCCCACCTGGCCCTCTCTCTGGAACGGCTTGACGCGCTGGTGGCCGGTGGGCTGCAAAGAATCGGTTTATCGGCCACGCAGAAGCCGGTGGAGCTGGTGGCCCGTTACCTGGTAGGCAATCGCAACGTCGTGGAAGGGCAGGCGGATTGTGTGATCGTCGATTCCGGGCATCGGCGTCAATTGCAGCTGAGTCTGGAAATTCCCCGCTCGCCGTTGTCTGCCCTGATGAGTAACGAAGTGTGGGGGGAATTGTATGAGCGGCTGGTGCAACTGATCGAGAGTCACGATACCACGCTGGTATTCGTCAATACCCGGCGCCTGTCGGAACGACTGGCCCTGGCGCTTACCGAGCGGCTGGGCGAGGGTAGTGTGTGCTCACACCACGGCAGCATGAGCAAGGATCACCGGCATAGCGCCGAGCAGCGCCTGAAGGCGGGTGATCTGAAAGTGTTGGTCGCGACCGCTTCGATGGAGTTGGGTATCGATGTCGGCTCGGTTGATCTGGTGGTGCAGTTCGCCTCACCCAAAAGCATCGCCACGTTTCTGCAACGGGTGGGTCGAAGCGGTCACTCGGTAGGTGGTATGCCAAAGGGAGTGCTGTTTCCGCTCACCCGCGACGACCTGGTGGAGTGTGCGGCGTTGCTGGAAAGTATCCAGCGCGGCGAGCTGGATCACATCGTCATGCCGGAGAAACCGCTGGATATTCTCAGCCAGCAGATTGTGGCCGAGGTGGCCGCGCCAGGTGCTGCCGAGCAGGAGCCCGACCTGGCCTACAGCAGCGAACGGCTTTATGACCTGTTCGCCAACGCCTATCCCTACCGTGACCTGACGCGTGAAGAGTTTGACGAAATCCTGCAGATGCTCAGCGAGGGTTACACCACCCGCCGCGGTCGCCGCGGAGCCCATTTGCACCGGGATCAGATCAATGATCGTATCAGACCCCGCCGTGGCAGTGGGCTGATCGCCCTCACCAATGGCGGGGCGATACCCGATATGTTTGATTACCAGGTTGTGCTGGATCCTGAGGATACCGTGGTGGGGACTCTCAATGAGGATTTCGCCCTGGAGGCTCTGCCGGGGGATGTCTTCACGCTGGGCACCCACAGCTGGCAGCTGCTCCGGGTCGACGGTCTGAAAGTGCGGGTCCGCGATGCTCAGGGTATGCCGCCCACTATTCCGTTCTGGTTCGGCGAAGGGCCGGGCCGGACCCGGGAGCTCTCCGAGGCGGTTTCCCGCTTGCGCGCCGAGGTGGCGGACAGTCTGCTGGAGGGTTCACCTCAGGAAGCAGTAGCCCGGGTGGTCGAGAAAACCGGTATTGCCCACGATGCGGCCCTGCAACTGGTGGAGTACCTGCATGCCGGGCTGCAGTCCCTGGGAGAAATGCCAACCCGGGACACCCTGGTGATCGAGCGCTTTTTCGATGAAGTGGGTGACATGCACCTGGTCATTCACTCGCCCTATGGCAGCCGCATTAACCGCGGCTGGGGGCTGGCATTGCGTAAGCGCTTCTGTCGCACGTTCAATTTCGAGCTGCAGGCCGCTGCCAACGAGGACAGCATCGTCATCTCGCTGGGATCGGTGCACAGTTTCGAGTTGCAGGATGTGTACAACTACCTGCAGACCGCCAGCCTCAAGGATGTGCTGGTGCAGGCGCTGCTGGACGCGCCCATGTTCGAAGTGCGCTGGCGCTGGAATGCCACCCGCTCGCTGGCCATTCAGCGTAATCGGTCAGGCAAGCGGGTGCCGCCGCAATTCCAGCGCATGGACGCCGAGGATCTGGTCGCCCATGTCTTCCCTGATCAGATCGCCTGTTTTGAAAATATTCAGGGCAAGCGGGAGGTTCCCGATCATCCATTGGTCAATCAGACTATTCATGACTGTCTCACCGAAGCCATGGACATCGAAGAGCTCACGGCGCTGATCGGCCGTATCGAACAGCGGGAACTGAAGCTGGTGGCCCTGGACCTGCGGGAGCCTTCTCCATTCGCACAGGAAATTATCAACGCCCGCCCCTATGCGTTTCTGGATGATGCACCCTTTGAAGAGCGTCGTACCAATGCCATCAAGAACCGCAGCTGGCTCGATCCTGCTGAAACCGGCAACCTGGCCGAGCTTGATCCGGAGGCTATCCGGCTGGTTCGGGAACAGGCCTGGCCCACGGTCGGGAATCCGGACGAACTCCATGATGCCCTGTTGAGCCTCGGATACGTGACCGGGGCGGAAGCGAAGGACCATGTCTATGGGCGCCATCTGCAGCAGCTGGTGGCTGATCGGCGGGCCTGTCAGCTGACCGGCGCACAGGCACTGTGGATAGCGGCGGAACGAGTACCCTGCCTGCGGGCTGCCCTGCCGGAGGCCACCCTGGCACCGGCGCTGGAATTGCCGGAGGCAATCAGCCGCCAGGCCTGGGAGCGGGAGGATGCGGTCAGGGAGGTTGTGCGTGGCAGGCTCGAGGGGGTCGGCCCGGTGACTGCGGCGCAGATGGCCGATGACAGCGGTCTGGTTCGCGAAGAAGTTGAAGCCGCGTTGCTGGCGCTGGAAGTTGAAGGTTACGTATTCCGTGGGCAGTTCAGCAGCCGACCCAAGGGTGCGGCGGCCGCCGGTCAGCCCGGCCCCGCAATCGAATGGTGCGAGCGTCGATTGCTGCAACGGATCCATCGCTACACCATCGATGCCCATCGCAAGGCGATCAAGCCGGTATCCCTGCAGAACTACCTGCGCTTCCTGTTTCAGTTGCATCAGCTGCAGAGTCACCACACGGTGACCGAACAGGTGCCAGCACCACCAGCGCTGGACGGTCAGACGCGCCTGCAATCCAGTCTCGCCCTGCTGGACGGTGTCGCGGCGCCGGCGGCGGCCTGGGAAGCCGATATAATTCCCGCCCGGGTCCACGACTACGATCCTAACTGGCTCGACGTCATGTGCATCAGTGGCCGCACAGCCTGGGGACGCTTCAAGCTGCCGGTCGGCCGCAGTGGTCGCGAAGAACACAAGAAGGCGGGTCCTGTTCGCAGCACGCCTATTATGCTGGTCAGTCGCGAAAACCTGGATATCTGGCAGGCGCTGGCCGCCACCGTCAATGGTGCCGGAGATGAGTTGGAGACTGGCCACGACGCAGCAACCATCCAGCAGGATCTACAGCAATATGGCGCCAGCTTTGTGCCGGAAATTCAGCAGCGTACCGGTTTGCTGAGATCCCGCCTGGAGCAGGGGCTGGCCGAGCTGGTCAGCCTGGGCCGCGCCACCAGTGACAGTTTCACCGGTCTTCGGGCCCTGCTGACACCGGAGGATCGCAAGCCCGGTAACCGATCCCGCCGTGGCAGACGCGCCATGTTCGGTATCGAAGATGCCGGGCGCTGGTCATTGCTCAACAGTAACGCCAGGCAGACGGCCGGGGACGCCAGGGCTGGCGTGCAGCCCCTGACCGACGAACAGCTTGAGCGCCTGGTGACGGTCTATCTGCAACGCTGGGGTGTGCTGTTCAGAAAATTGCTGGAGCGGGAGGCGTTTGCTCCGCCGTGGCGGGTTTTGCTGCGTGTGCTTCGGCGCATGGAGCTGCAGGGAGTCCTGCGCGGCGGCCGTTTCATCACTGGTATCAGCGGCGAACAGTTTGCCTATACCGAAACCGTGGACGCCCTGCGCAGGATTGCACGTCAGCAGACTGTTGAATCCGGTCCGGCACGGCCCATCGACTACATCTCACTTGCCGCCACCGATCCGCTGAATCTGCTGACACTCATGCTGCCGGACAGCCGCCTGCCGCGCCTCGCTAATAACCGGGTGCTGTTTGCTGACGGGGTACCACTGGCGGTGCTGCAGGGCAATCAGGTCAATTTCCTGAGAGAGGTTGCCCCCCAGGAGCAATGGAAGCTGCAGCAGCTACTCCTGCAACGGCGTTTTCCGCCTCGCCTTGGCAGTTACCTGGGCAAGAGCGTGCATTGA